A part of Anser cygnoides isolate HZ-2024a breed goose chromosome 15, Taihu_goose_T2T_genome, whole genome shotgun sequence genomic DNA contains:
- the LOC125182975 gene encoding uncharacterized protein isoform X3: MENSSLAGTHTDVAFVRLSTTQELAVSIRPAADGQGWMQPQRRECHGSELCQGQSWSPKHQPGRDECEKSRISPNPPGQCLPTPFLITCPRLVPLLAALLTRVTSSSVHSAKKMFLPGTLKAKKPHHLAVVRRREDGVLQPQADALIPPRVFLGDRSLAIKRYCGAALLRINLSSVSNQSIEDINLRSTSGLTAARLCNM, translated from the exons gcaccacacaggaGCTCGCAGTTTCCATCAG GCCAGCTGCAGACGGGCAGGGCTGGATGCAGCCCCAGCGAAGGGAGTGCCACGGTTCTGAGCTCTGCCAGGGCCAGAGCTGGTCTCCAAAGCACCAACCTGGCAGGGATGAGTGTGAAAAGTCCAGAATTTCTCCAAACCCTCCTG GGCAGTGCCTTCCCACGCCGTTTCTCATCACCTGCCCCCGTCTTGTCCCACTCCTGGCTGCTCTCCTCACCAGGGTGACCAGCAGCAGCGTGCACTCAGCCAAGAAGATGTTTCTGCCTGGGACTTTGAAAGCGAAGAAACCACACCACCTGGCTGTAGTGAGGAGAAGGGAGGACGGCGTGCTCCAGCCACAGGCAGATGCCCTCATCCCTCCCAGAGTTTTTCTAGGGGACAG GTCCTTAGCAATAAAGAGATATTGCGGTGCAGCACTTCTCAGGATTAATCTGTCATCGGTGTCAAACCAGAGCATCGAGGATATAAATCTTCGGTCAActtctggcctcactgcagccAGGTTATGCAATATGTGA
- the LOC125182975 gene encoding uncharacterized protein isoform X1: MENSSLAGTHTDVAFVRLSTTQELAVSIRPAADGQGWMQPQRRECHGSELCQGQSWSPKHQPGRDECEKSRISPNPPGQCLPTPFLITCPRLVPLLAALLTRVTSSSVHSAKKMFLPGTLKAKKPHHLAVVRRREDGVLQPQADALIPPRVFLGDRLSDAPALQLREGIERGSSTMTLGRFPKTSGVQRRHHCKSAAGKSCCFATLPPTVSATRPASEGAEEQLGCIVMEVVEPFFEFIPKNALI, encoded by the exons gcaccacacaggaGCTCGCAGTTTCCATCAG GCCAGCTGCAGACGGGCAGGGCTGGATGCAGCCCCAGCGAAGGGAGTGCCACGGTTCTGAGCTCTGCCAGGGCCAGAGCTGGTCTCCAAAGCACCAACCTGGCAGGGATGAGTGTGAAAAGTCCAGAATTTCTCCAAACCCTCCTG GGCAGTGCCTTCCCACGCCGTTTCTCATCACCTGCCCCCGTCTTGTCCCACTCCTGGCTGCTCTCCTCACCAGGGTGACCAGCAGCAGCGTGCACTCAGCCAAGAAGATGTTTCTGCCTGGGACTTTGAAAGCGAAGAAACCACACCACCTGGCTGTAGTGAGGAGAAGGGAGGACGGCGTGCTCCAGCCACAGGCAGATGCCCTCATCCCTCCCAGAGTTTTTCTAGGGGACAG GCTCAGTGATGCACCCGCGCTGCAGCTCAGAGAGGGGATCGAAAGGGGCAGCTCCACCATGACCCTGGGGAGGTTTCCAAAAACCTCTGGAGTGCAAAGGAGACATCACTGCAAATCAGCTGCTGGAAAATCATGCTGCTTTGCCACATTGCCGCCAACAGTAAGTGCAACCAGGCCAGCTTCTgagggagcagaggagcagtTAGGGTGCATAGTTATGGAGGTGGTTGAGCCTTTCTTTGAGTTCATACCAAAGAATGCATTGATTTGA
- the LOC125182975 gene encoding uncharacterized protein isoform X2: MENSSLAGTHTDVAFVRLSTTQELAVSIRPAADGQGWMQPQRRECHGSELCQGQSWSPKHQPGRDECEKSRISPNPPGQCLPTPFLITCPRLVPLLAALLTRVTSSSVHSAKKMFLPGTLKAKKPHHLAVVRRREDGVLQPQADALIPPRVFLGDRLSDAPALQLREGIERGSSTMTLGRFPKTSGVQRRHHCKSAAGKSCCFATLPPTVLSNKEILRCSTSQD; the protein is encoded by the exons gcaccacacaggaGCTCGCAGTTTCCATCAG GCCAGCTGCAGACGGGCAGGGCTGGATGCAGCCCCAGCGAAGGGAGTGCCACGGTTCTGAGCTCTGCCAGGGCCAGAGCTGGTCTCCAAAGCACCAACCTGGCAGGGATGAGTGTGAAAAGTCCAGAATTTCTCCAAACCCTCCTG GGCAGTGCCTTCCCACGCCGTTTCTCATCACCTGCCCCCGTCTTGTCCCACTCCTGGCTGCTCTCCTCACCAGGGTGACCAGCAGCAGCGTGCACTCAGCCAAGAAGATGTTTCTGCCTGGGACTTTGAAAGCGAAGAAACCACACCACCTGGCTGTAGTGAGGAGAAGGGAGGACGGCGTGCTCCAGCCACAGGCAGATGCCCTCATCCCTCCCAGAGTTTTTCTAGGGGACAG GCTCAGTGATGCACCCGCGCTGCAGCTCAGAGAGGGGATCGAAAGGGGCAGCTCCACCATGACCCTGGGGAGGTTTCCAAAAACCTCTGGAGTGCAAAGGAGACATCACTGCAAATCAGCTGCTGGAAAATCATGCTGCTTTGCCACATTGCCGCCAACA GTCCTTAGCAATAAAGAGATATTGCGGTGCAGCACTTCTCAGGATTAA